The Manis javanica isolate MJ-LG chromosome 6, MJ_LKY, whole genome shotgun sequence genome contains a region encoding:
- the MKRN1 gene encoding E3 ubiquitin-protein ligase makorin-1 isoform X1 translates to MAEAAAPGTTATTAGAAAAAVAAASPTPIPTVTSPSPVAGGGGAGSDGGGGGGWTKQVTCRYFMHGVCKEGENCRYSHDLSDSPYGVVCKYFQRGYCIYGDRCRYEHSKPLKQEEATATDLTAKSSLAASSSLSSVIGPTVEMNTGEAESRNSNFATVGAGSEDWVNAIEFVPGQPYCGRTAPSCTEAPLQGSVIKEESEKEQTAVETKQQLCPYAAVGECRYGENCVYLHGDSCDMCGLQVLHPTDAAQRSQHIKSCIEAHEKDMELSFAVQRSKDMVCGICMEVVYEKASPSERRFGILSNCNHTYCLKCIRKWRSAKQFESKIIKSCPECRITSNFVIPSEYWVEEKEEKQKLIQKYKEAMSNKACRYFDEGRGSCPFGGNCFYKHAYPDGRREEPQRQKVGTSSRYRAQRRNHFWELIEERENSNPFENDEEEVVTFELGEMLLMLLAAGGDDDLTDSEDEWDLFHDELEDFYDLDL, encoded by the exons ATGGCGGAGGCTGCAGCTCCCGGAACAACAGCCACAACAGCAggagcggcagcggcggcggtggCAGCGGCCTCCCCCACCCCTATCCCCACAGTCACCTCCCCGTCCCCGGTGGCGGGCGGAGGGGGAGCCGGCagcgacggcggcggcggcggcggctggacTAAGCAGGTCACCTGCCG GTATTTCATGCATGGGGTTTGTAAGGAAGGAGAGAACTGTCGCTACTCGCACGACCTCTCTGACAGTCCATATGGTGTAGTGTGCAAGTATTTCCAGCGAGGGTACTGTATTTACGGAGACCGCTGCAG atacGAACACAGTAAGCCATTGAAACAGGAAGAAGCTACTGCTACAGATCTAACTGCAAAATCATCCCTTGCTGCTTCTTCAAGTCTCTCATCAGTAATTGGACCAACTGTTGAAATGAATACGGGAGAAGCTGAGTCAAGAAATTCAAACTTTGCAACTGTAGGAGCAGGTTCAGAAGATTGGGTGAATGCCATTGAGTTTGTTCCTGGGCAACCCTACTGTGGCCGTA cTGCCCCTTCCTGCACTGAAGCACCCCTGCAGGGGTCAGTGATTAAGGAGGAGTCCGAGAAGGAGCAAACTGCAGTGGAAACAAAGCAGCAGCTCTGCCCCTACGCTGCAGTGGGAGAGTGCCGCTACGGGGAGAACTGTGTGTACCTCCACGGAGACTCGTGTGACATGTGCGGGCTGCAGGTCCTCCACCCGACGGATGCCGCCCAGAGGTCACAACATATAAAA TCTTGCATCGAGGCCCACGAGAAGGACATGGAGCTGTCCTTCGCCGTCCAGCGCAGCAAGGACATGGTGTGTGGGATCTGCATGGAGGTGGTCTATGAGAAAGCCAGCCCCAGCGAGCGCCGCTTCGGGATTCTCTCCAACTGCAACCACACCTACTGTCTCAAGTGTATTCGCAAGTGGAGGAGTGCTAAGCAATTTGAGAGCAAGATCATAAA GTCCTGCCCAGAATGCCGGATCACATCTAACTTTGTCATTCCAAGTGAGTACtgggtggaggagaaagaagagaagcagaaactCATTCAGAAATACAAGGAGGCAATGAG CAACAAGGCGTGCAGGTATTTTGATGAAGGACGTGGGAGCTGCCCATTTGGAGGGAACTGTTTTTACAAGCATGCGTACCCTGATGGCCGTAGAGAGgagccacagagacagaaagtgggaaCATCAAGCAGATACCGG GCCCAACGAAGGAACCACTTCTGGGAGCTCATTGAGGAAAGAGAGAACAGCAACCCCTTTGAGAacgatgaagaagaggtggtcaCCTTTGAGCTGGGCGAgatgttgcttatgcttttggccGCAGGTGGGGACGACGACCTGACAGACTCTGAAGACGAGTGGGACTTGTTTCATGATGAGCTGGAAGATTTTTATGACTTGGATCTATAG
- the MKRN1 gene encoding E3 ubiquitin-protein ligase makorin-1 isoform X2, with translation MHGVCKEGENCRYSHDLSDSPYGVVCKYFQRGYCIYGDRCRYEHSKPLKQEEATATDLTAKSSLAASSSLSSVIGPTVEMNTGEAESRNSNFATVGAGSEDWVNAIEFVPGQPYCGRTAPSCTEAPLQGSVIKEESEKEQTAVETKQQLCPYAAVGECRYGENCVYLHGDSCDMCGLQVLHPTDAAQRSQHIKSCIEAHEKDMELSFAVQRSKDMVCGICMEVVYEKASPSERRFGILSNCNHTYCLKCIRKWRSAKQFESKIIKSCPECRITSNFVIPSEYWVEEKEEKQKLIQKYKEAMSNKACRYFDEGRGSCPFGGNCFYKHAYPDGRREEPQRQKVGTSSRYRAQRRNHFWELIEERENSNPFENDEEEVVTFELGEMLLMLLAAGGDDDLTDSEDEWDLFHDELEDFYDLDL, from the exons ATGCATGGGGTTTGTAAGGAAGGAGAGAACTGTCGCTACTCGCACGACCTCTCTGACAGTCCATATGGTGTAGTGTGCAAGTATTTCCAGCGAGGGTACTGTATTTACGGAGACCGCTGCAG atacGAACACAGTAAGCCATTGAAACAGGAAGAAGCTACTGCTACAGATCTAACTGCAAAATCATCCCTTGCTGCTTCTTCAAGTCTCTCATCAGTAATTGGACCAACTGTTGAAATGAATACGGGAGAAGCTGAGTCAAGAAATTCAAACTTTGCAACTGTAGGAGCAGGTTCAGAAGATTGGGTGAATGCCATTGAGTTTGTTCCTGGGCAACCCTACTGTGGCCGTA cTGCCCCTTCCTGCACTGAAGCACCCCTGCAGGGGTCAGTGATTAAGGAGGAGTCCGAGAAGGAGCAAACTGCAGTGGAAACAAAGCAGCAGCTCTGCCCCTACGCTGCAGTGGGAGAGTGCCGCTACGGGGAGAACTGTGTGTACCTCCACGGAGACTCGTGTGACATGTGCGGGCTGCAGGTCCTCCACCCGACGGATGCCGCCCAGAGGTCACAACATATAAAA TCTTGCATCGAGGCCCACGAGAAGGACATGGAGCTGTCCTTCGCCGTCCAGCGCAGCAAGGACATGGTGTGTGGGATCTGCATGGAGGTGGTCTATGAGAAAGCCAGCCCCAGCGAGCGCCGCTTCGGGATTCTCTCCAACTGCAACCACACCTACTGTCTCAAGTGTATTCGCAAGTGGAGGAGTGCTAAGCAATTTGAGAGCAAGATCATAAA GTCCTGCCCAGAATGCCGGATCACATCTAACTTTGTCATTCCAAGTGAGTACtgggtggaggagaaagaagagaagcagaaactCATTCAGAAATACAAGGAGGCAATGAG CAACAAGGCGTGCAGGTATTTTGATGAAGGACGTGGGAGCTGCCCATTTGGAGGGAACTGTTTTTACAAGCATGCGTACCCTGATGGCCGTAGAGAGgagccacagagacagaaagtgggaaCATCAAGCAGATACCGG GCCCAACGAAGGAACCACTTCTGGGAGCTCATTGAGGAAAGAGAGAACAGCAACCCCTTTGAGAacgatgaagaagaggtggtcaCCTTTGAGCTGGGCGAgatgttgcttatgcttttggccGCAGGTGGGGACGACGACCTGACAGACTCTGAAGACGAGTGGGACTTGTTTCATGATGAGCTGGAAGATTTTTATGACTTGGATCTATAG